The following are from one region of the Stenotrophomonas lactitubi genome:
- a CDS encoding DsbE family thiol:disulfide interchange protein, which yields MSESPAPRPSRPLPPVAIVIGVLFFFGLLGLMIYGVMKSGDPQRDVLPSALIDKPAPAFALPVLHDPQMIVRSEELRGAPYLLNVWGSWCAACREEHPVLTRFAESKRVRVIGYNWKDEPTDALHWLEQLGNPFMVVLSDIEGRTAIDWGVTAAPETFLVDGSGIVRWKYSGAMTQQVVDEKLIPALEKLEKAQGDAGNTLHASP from the coding sequence ATGTCCGAGTCACCCGCCCCACGCCCTTCCCGCCCGCTGCCGCCGGTAGCCATCGTGATTGGCGTCCTGTTCTTCTTCGGCCTGCTTGGCCTGATGATCTACGGGGTGATGAAATCGGGCGATCCGCAGCGCGATGTGCTGCCTTCGGCACTGATCGACAAGCCGGCGCCGGCGTTCGCGCTGCCGGTGCTGCATGACCCGCAGATGATCGTGCGCAGCGAGGAACTGCGTGGCGCGCCCTACCTGCTCAACGTCTGGGGCAGCTGGTGTGCGGCCTGCCGGGAAGAACATCCGGTGCTGACCCGCTTCGCCGAGAGCAAGCGCGTACGCGTGATCGGCTACAACTGGAAGGATGAACCCACCGACGCGCTGCACTGGCTGGAACAGCTGGGCAACCCGTTCATGGTCGTGCTGAGCGACATCGAAGGCCGCACCGCCATCGACTGGGGCGTGACGGCCGCACCCGAAACCTTCCTGGTCGATGGCAGTGGCATCGTGCGCTGGAAGTACAGCGGTGCGATGACCCAGCAGGTAGTCGACGAAAAATTGATTCCGGCGCTGGAGAAGCTTGAAAAGGCCCAAGGCGATGCCGGCAACACCCTGCACGCCTCGCCGTAA
- a CDS encoding cytochrome c-type biogenesis protein, whose translation MRWLLPLLLAMTLALPNAGLAQQPVHDARPLVFRDAAEEARFHDLAAQLRCVQCQNQSLADSNAQIAQDLRREVLQLMQQGLDDAAIKQFLVARYGEFVLYQPPLQPGTWLLWGGPLLVLGGGALVVMGIVRRRSRQMDASAAVNPTEGEDW comes from the coding sequence ATGCGCTGGCTGCTGCCGCTGCTGCTGGCGATGACCCTGGCGCTGCCGAACGCCGGCCTCGCCCAACAACCGGTGCATGATGCGCGGCCGCTGGTGTTCCGCGATGCGGCCGAGGAAGCGCGCTTCCACGACCTGGCCGCGCAGCTGCGCTGCGTGCAGTGCCAGAACCAGTCATTGGCCGATTCCAATGCGCAGATCGCCCAGGACCTGCGCCGTGAAGTGCTGCAGTTGATGCAGCAGGGCCTCGACGATGCGGCCATCAAGCAGTTCCTGGTCGCCCGCTACGGCGAGTTCGTGCTGTATCAACCGCCGCTGCAACCCGGCACCTGGCTGTTGTGGGGCGGTCCGCTGCTGGTACTGGGTGGCGGCGCGCTGGTGGTGATGGGCATCGTCCGTCGTCGCAGCCGGCAGATGGATGCATCCGCTGCGGTGAACCCAACCGAGGGAGAGGACTGGTGA
- a CDS encoding tetratricopeptide repeat protein, whose translation MVTHWLPMVAAVAAALLAAVVLWPLRQQGRRSFVLGVVALGVAGACLYLLVGNPRAAQVQPAPSVATLRDGVETLQQALQRDPQRADGWALLGRSQAELGNAAAAADAFNRAAALAPDEPGVLVEAAQARAQADPGKQFDDTALAWLQRAHTLSPDAERASWLLGIALRQRGRNAEAADLWSTLLPRLEPGAAQALQAQIAIAREAAGQPSDTPAAAPPLLQVRVHLPASLKTGDWPASTQVFVLARAVGGPPMPVAARKLPLAGFPATVSLGDGDSPMPTAPLSAHREVEVLARISRSGSANRSEDDLQTAPVKVSLPHDGMVELRFP comes from the coding sequence CTGGTGACGCACTGGTTGCCGATGGTCGCCGCAGTGGCCGCTGCGCTGTTGGCGGCAGTAGTGCTCTGGCCGCTGCGCCAGCAAGGCCGCCGCAGCTTCGTGCTGGGGGTGGTGGCGCTCGGTGTAGCCGGCGCCTGCCTGTATCTGCTGGTCGGCAATCCACGCGCTGCACAGGTGCAACCCGCGCCTTCGGTGGCCACCCTGCGCGACGGCGTAGAGACACTGCAGCAGGCGTTGCAGCGTGACCCGCAACGCGCCGATGGCTGGGCACTGCTGGGCCGTTCGCAGGCCGAACTCGGCAATGCCGCCGCTGCAGCCGATGCCTTCAACCGCGCCGCAGCACTGGCACCGGACGAACCGGGCGTGCTGGTCGAGGCCGCGCAGGCACGCGCGCAGGCCGATCCGGGCAAGCAGTTCGATGACACCGCGCTGGCATGGCTGCAGCGTGCGCATACCTTGTCGCCCGATGCCGAGCGCGCCAGCTGGTTGCTCGGCATCGCGCTGCGTCAGCGTGGCCGCAACGCCGAGGCTGCCGACCTCTGGAGCACGCTGCTGCCTCGCCTGGAACCGGGCGCGGCGCAGGCGCTGCAGGCGCAGATCGCCATCGCCCGAGAGGCGGCTGGCCAGCCGTCGGACACACCGGCAGCGGCACCGCCGCTGCTGCAGGTGCGGGTGCACCTGCCCGCATCGCTGAAAACGGGTGACTGGCCGGCCAGCACCCAGGTGTTCGTGCTGGCGCGTGCCGTGGGCGGCCCGCCGATGCCGGTGGCTGCACGCAAGCTGCCCCTCGCCGGCTTCCCCGCAACGGTGAGCCTCGGCGACGGCGACAGCCCGATGCCGACCGCACCCTTGTCGGCGCATCGCGAAGTGGAAGTACTGGCGCGCATTTCGCGCAGCGGCAGCGCCAACCGCAGCGAAGACGACCTGCAGACCGCGCCGGTCAAGGTCAGCCTGCCGCATGACGGCATGGTCGAGCTGCGGTTCCCGTAA
- the metX gene encoding homoserine O-acetyltransferase MetX produces MTEFIPPGTRFHALPSPFPCKRGGALHGARVAYEIWGALDADAGNAILIVTGLSPDAHAAANEANPAPGWWEAMIGPGKPIDTDRWFVVCVNSLGSCKGSTGPASINPASGELYRLDFPELSIEDGARAAIDVVRALGIEQLACVIGNSMGGMTALAVLLLHPGIARSHINISGSAQALPFSIAIRSLQREAIRLDPRWNGGHYDNEAYPESGMRMARKLGVITYRSALEWDGRFGRVRLDSDQADDDPFGLEFQVESYLEGHARRFVRFFDPNCYLYLSRSMDWFDLAEYGDGDVLAGLASIRVDKALAIGANTDILFPVQQQQQVADGLRAGGADARFIGLESPQGHDAFLVDFERFGPAVRGFLDEL; encoded by the coding sequence ATGACCGAATTCATTCCGCCCGGCACCCGCTTCCATGCCCTGCCCTCGCCCTTTCCGTGCAAACGTGGTGGCGCCCTGCACGGTGCGCGCGTGGCCTACGAGATCTGGGGTGCGCTGGACGCAGACGCCGGCAACGCGATCCTGATCGTCACCGGCCTGTCGCCCGACGCACATGCGGCGGCCAACGAAGCCAATCCTGCGCCAGGCTGGTGGGAAGCCATGATCGGCCCCGGCAAGCCGATCGATACAGACCGCTGGTTCGTGGTCTGCGTGAACTCGCTGGGCAGCTGCAAGGGCTCCACCGGCCCTGCATCGATCAATCCAGCCAGCGGCGAACTGTATCGCCTGGATTTCCCGGAACTGTCGATCGAGGACGGCGCACGCGCGGCGATCGACGTGGTGCGCGCATTGGGCATCGAACAGCTCGCCTGCGTGATCGGCAATTCAATGGGTGGGATGACGGCGCTGGCGGTGTTGCTGCTGCATCCGGGCATCGCCCGCAGCCATATCAACATTTCCGGCAGCGCGCAGGCATTGCCCTTCTCCATCGCGATCCGTTCGCTGCAGCGCGAAGCCATCCGCCTGGATCCGCGCTGGAACGGTGGCCACTACGACAATGAGGCATACCCGGAATCGGGCATGCGCATGGCACGCAAGCTGGGCGTGATCACCTACCGCTCGGCGCTGGAATGGGATGGCCGCTTCGGTCGCGTACGGCTGGATTCAGACCAGGCCGACGACGACCCGTTCGGTCTGGAATTCCAGGTCGAAAGCTATCTGGAAGGACATGCGCGCCGGTTCGTGCGCTTCTTCGATCCGAACTGCTATCTGTACTTGAGCCGCTCGATGGACTGGTTCGACCTGGCCGAATATGGCGATGGCGATGTGCTGGCCGGACTGGCCAGTATCCGCGTCGACAAGGCGCTGGCGATCGGCGCGAACACCGACATCCTGTTCCCGGTACAGCAGCAGCAACAGGTCGCCGATGGCCTGCGCGCTGGCGGCGCGGATGCGCGTTTCATCGGCCTGGAATCACCGCAGGGCCATGACGCGTTCCTGGTCGACTTCGAACGTTTCGGCCCGGCCGTGCGCGGCTTCCTCGACGAACTGTAA
- a CDS encoding DUF1294 domain-containing protein, giving the protein MVWRRNLALAACGALIGLTATDVFPLWLGAWCALTSAVSFGLYGHDKRAAQRKQQRTPERTLQLLAFAGGWPGALLGQAVFRHKHRKMQFQWVFWLCVLANVASIAVMLREFSR; this is encoded by the coding sequence ATGGTGTGGCGGCGCAATCTCGCACTGGCCGCGTGCGGTGCGTTGATCGGCTTGACCGCAACCGACGTGTTTCCACTGTGGCTGGGCGCGTGGTGCGCGCTGACCAGCGCGGTGTCGTTCGGCTTGTATGGACACGACAAGCGGGCAGCGCAGCGAAAACAGCAGCGGACGCCGGAACGCACGCTGCAGCTGCTGGCATTTGCTGGCGGCTGGCCTGGTGCCCTGCTCGGCCAGGCGGTGTTCCGCCACAAACATCGCAAGATGCAGTTCCAGTGGGTGTTCTGGCTGTGCGTGCTGGCCAACGTGGCCTCGATCGCGGTGATGCTGCGCGAATTTTCGCGGTAG
- the cydC gene encoding thiol reductant ABC exporter subunit CydC, producing MSRSSDSLRAVFLRHRPRLLLAVLLLWTTMLAGTALLGLSGGFLTAAALAGAAGLGQGFNFFTPSAGIRGLTMARIASRYFEKLVGHDATLRIARDLRVWFFRRALPLAPARLGATRTGDLLARLLGDIGEIDGLLVRAIGPLLALAALTLVGVGSAALILPSAALLLAVLGLLIGVSVPWLGVRGHDSEEADRAAHRAALRTAAFEGLEGAADLAALHAGNAWQLKVRVAAKQVASRDRRRRLRLIAASTLHGVLAGLGLVAMLALALHAAEQQRIAPEMAAGLVFLTVAMIELWAGMGLAWQSLQSGRIAAARLQSIVEQPPSVEEPASPQPLAPAATVHWDDVHFQWPGAARPVLCGLQLTLAPGERIAIRGDSGSGKTTLSSLLLRLWDPQRGRLTYGGQDLRDVAQADWHRHLAWLPQNAPVFAGSVAENLRLGDPEASDETLWSVLQRVRLGEWAERNGGLQAWVGENGATMSAGQARRLALARALLRNAPILLVDEPTEGLDVDTARALLQDLPALLEGRSLLMITHDDLPAGVVDVQYRLRDGVLVREPLR from the coding sequence ATGAGCCGCTCTTCCGATTCACTGCGCGCGGTGTTCCTGCGCCATCGCCCGCGCCTGCTGCTGGCGGTGCTGCTGCTATGGACCACGATGCTGGCCGGCACCGCGCTGCTGGGCCTGTCCGGCGGCTTCCTGACCGCTGCAGCGCTGGCCGGTGCAGCGGGCCTTGGCCAGGGCTTCAATTTCTTCACTCCATCGGCCGGCATCCGCGGGCTGACCATGGCGCGCATCGCATCGCGCTACTTCGAAAAACTGGTGGGGCATGACGCCACCCTGCGCATCGCCCGCGACCTGCGCGTGTGGTTCTTCCGCCGCGCGCTGCCGCTTGCTCCGGCACGGCTGGGCGCGACCCGCACCGGCGATCTGCTGGCGCGGTTGCTGGGCGACATCGGCGAAATCGACGGCCTGCTGGTGCGTGCCATCGGCCCGTTGCTGGCGCTGGCTGCGTTGACGCTGGTGGGCGTGGGCTCGGCGGCGTTGATCCTGCCATCGGCGGCGCTGCTGCTGGCGGTACTGGGGCTGCTGATCGGTGTCAGCGTGCCGTGGCTGGGCGTGAGGGGACATGACAGCGAAGAGGCCGACCGCGCTGCACATCGAGCGGCGTTGCGCACGGCGGCATTCGAAGGGCTGGAAGGGGCGGCCGATCTGGCCGCGCTGCATGCCGGCAACGCCTGGCAGTTGAAGGTGCGGGTGGCGGCCAAGCAGGTGGCCTCGCGTGATCGTCGTCGACGCCTGCGGCTGATTGCTGCATCAACGCTGCATGGCGTGCTGGCCGGGCTCGGCCTGGTGGCGATGCTGGCGCTGGCGCTGCACGCGGCCGAACAGCAGCGGATCGCACCGGAAATGGCCGCCGGCCTGGTGTTCCTGACGGTGGCGATGATCGAGCTGTGGGCGGGCATGGGCCTGGCCTGGCAGTCGCTGCAATCGGGCCGCATTGCGGCCGCGCGTCTGCAGTCCATCGTCGAGCAACCGCCTTCGGTGGAAGAGCCTGCATCGCCGCAGCCACTGGCGCCGGCCGCGACCGTGCATTGGGACGACGTGCACTTCCAGTGGCCGGGCGCCGCACGGCCGGTCCTGTGTGGCCTGCAGCTGACGCTGGCACCGGGCGAGCGCATCGCCATCCGGGGCGACAGCGGCAGCGGCAAGACCACGTTGTCCAGCCTGCTGCTGCGTCTGTGGGATCCGCAGCGCGGACGGCTGACCTACGGCGGCCAGGACCTGCGCGATGTCGCCCAGGCCGACTGGCACCGGCATCTGGCATGGCTGCCGCAGAACGCACCGGTATTTGCCGGCAGCGTGGCCGAAAACCTGCGACTGGGCGATCCCGAGGCCAGCGACGAAACGTTGTGGTCGGTGCTGCAACGGGTACGGCTGGGCGAATGGGCCGAGCGCAACGGCGGCCTGCAGGCCTGGGTGGGCGAGAACGGCGCAACGATGTCGGCCGGCCAGGCGCGGCGCCTGGCGCTGGCCCGCGCGCTGCTGCGCAATGCGCCGATCCTGCTGGTGGATGAGCCCACCGAAGGCCTGGACGTGGATACCGCGCGCGCACTGCTGCAGGACCTGCCGGCGCTGTTGGAAGGACGCAGCCTGTTGATGATCACCCACGATGACCTGCCCGCAGGTGTGGTGGATGTGCAGTACCGGTTGCGCGATGGGGTATTGGTTCGCGAACCGCTTCGGTAG
- the cydD gene encoding thiol reductant ABC exporter subunit CydD, protein MSAAEPTADAPDRDDESTRLRRVRTAWLADLARAAKGRQRLASLCISVSGALLIGQAAAIAWLVQQVLVERAPLAQGLPVLAALAVILVVRTLLGGVTQAAAGDVADAARLSLRERVFARLLGHGPLWLRQRRTGELGELMLHHGDAIENYYSGFLPVRTEVVVVPLLILAAVAWVDWVVALILLFTAPLVPFFMMLVGWGAEAAGRAQLGELARMSGHFADRIKGLGLLRLYGRGEAELAGIEAAAEGVRVRTMKVLRIAFLSSTVLEFFASVSVAMVALYLGLSYLGLMSLHATVPTLGAGLFCLLLAPEFYAPLRRLAAHYHDRANALAAAAEVERLLQVLPEDEATIAEDGVPLAPEPAEAALPPLQAHGLVLRPLGATHDVLQNLDLQLEPGQRLALVGPSGSGKSTLLEALAGWLPPRAGRVQLRPGLQVAYASQRPYLFHGTIAENLRLADPGASDARLRAVAEAAQVLQFAQRLPEGLDTLIGERGFGLSGGEARRIGLARLLLRDPQVLLLDEPTAFLDAETEAALLRSLAAYARGRSVVVATHSPAVIAWADRCLLLPEGRLVEPAQAVRA, encoded by the coding sequence TTGAGCGCTGCCGAACCGACCGCTGACGCCCCTGATCGGGATGACGAATCGACCCGCTTGCGGCGTGTCCGCACCGCGTGGCTGGCCGATCTGGCCCGCGCCGCGAAGGGACGGCAGCGGCTGGCGTCGCTGTGCATCAGCGTGTCCGGCGCGCTGTTGATCGGTCAGGCCGCCGCCATCGCCTGGCTGGTGCAGCAGGTGCTGGTCGAGCGCGCGCCGTTGGCCCAGGGCCTGCCGGTGCTGGCCGCGCTGGCGGTGATACTTGTCGTGCGCACCCTGCTGGGCGGTGTCACCCAGGCTGCGGCCGGTGACGTTGCCGATGCCGCACGCCTGTCCCTGCGCGAGCGTGTCTTCGCGCGCCTGCTCGGGCATGGCCCGCTGTGGCTGCGGCAGCGCCGCACCGGTGAGCTGGGTGAGCTGATGCTGCATCACGGCGATGCCATCGAGAATTACTACAGTGGTTTTCTGCCGGTACGCACCGAAGTGGTGGTGGTGCCCTTGTTGATCCTGGCCGCTGTGGCCTGGGTCGATTGGGTGGTTGCACTGATCCTGCTGTTCACCGCACCGCTGGTGCCGTTTTTCATGATGCTGGTGGGCTGGGGCGCGGAAGCGGCCGGACGCGCGCAGTTGGGGGAACTGGCGCGGATGAGCGGGCACTTCGCCGATCGCATCAAGGGCCTGGGCCTGCTGCGCCTGTATGGCCGCGGGGAGGCCGAGCTGGCCGGCATCGAGGCTGCGGCCGAGGGCGTTCGCGTGCGCACGATGAAGGTGCTGCGCATCGCCTTCCTGTCGTCCACCGTGCTGGAATTCTTTGCGTCGGTCAGTGTGGCGATGGTCGCGCTGTATCTGGGCCTGAGCTATCTGGGCCTGATGTCGTTGCATGCGACCGTGCCGACGCTGGGGGCTGGCCTGTTCTGCTTGCTGCTGGCACCGGAGTTCTACGCGCCGTTGCGGCGCCTGGCCGCGCACTATCACGACCGTGCCAATGCACTGGCCGCTGCCGCCGAGGTGGAGCGCCTGCTGCAGGTGCTGCCGGAAGACGAGGCCACGATTGCAGAGGATGGCGTGCCGCTGGCACCGGAGCCGGCCGAGGCCGCCTTGCCGCCGCTGCAAGCGCACGGTCTGGTACTGCGTCCGTTGGGCGCTACCCACGACGTGCTGCAGAACCTCGACCTGCAGCTGGAACCGGGCCAGCGTCTGGCCCTGGTCGGCCCCAGTGGCAGCGGCAAGAGCACGTTGCTGGAAGCGCTGGCCGGGTGGCTGCCGCCGCGCGCTGGCCGGGTGCAGCTGCGGCCGGGACTGCAGGTGGCCTATGCCAGCCAGCGTCCCTATCTGTTCCACGGCACTATTGCCGAGAACCTGCGCCTGGCCGATCCCGGTGCCAGTGACGCGCGCCTGCGCGCCGTTGCCGAAGCCGCACAGGTGCTGCAGTTCGCGCAGCGCCTGCCAGAGGGGCTGGATACGCTGATCGGCGAGCGCGGCTTCGGCCTGTCCGGTGGCGAGGCACGTCGCATCGGCCTGGCGCGCCTGCTGCTGCGCGATCCGCAGGTGCTGCTGCTGGATGAGCCGACTGCTTTTCTCGACGCCGAAACCGAAGCGGCGCTGCTGCGCAGCCTGGCTGCGTATGCGCGCGGACGCAGCGTGGTGGTGGCCACCCACAGCCCGGCGGTGATTGCCTGGGCCGACCGCTGCCTGCTGCTGCCAGAAGGACGCCTGGTTGAACCGGCGCAGGCGGTGCGCGCATGA
- a CDS encoding cytochrome ubiquinol oxidase subunit I, whose translation MIDQTVVELSRLQFALTAMYHFLFVPLTLGLSFMVAIMESVYVMTRKQVWRQMTLFWGTLFGINFAIGVATGLVMEFQFGMNWSYYSHYVGDIFGAPLAIEGLMAFFLEATFIGLFFFGWKRLSPVKHLTVTWLMALGTNLSAVWILIANGWMQNPTGAVFNPETMRMEVVDFAAVLLNPVAQAKFVHTVSAGYVTGAIFVMSISALYLLRNKHRDMARRSFAVAAAFGLLSSLSVVVLGDESGYAASEHQKMKLAAIEAMWETERAPADFTAFGIPNQDTHTNDYAIKIPYLMGLIATRSLDQPIPGILELVDRAEHRIRGGQIAYGALERVKKDKNDLEAREMFDRHWQDLGHGLLLKRYREDILNATPEEISKAAMDTVPRVAPLFWTFRIMAGLGFYLIAFFALAFYYSCRNNFQDKRWFLKLAVWSLPAPWIAIECGWFVAEYGRQPWAVDGVLPTFYAASGLALHEILTTLAVFTSLYTVLLIIEIKLMLKAVRKGPDDILPTLQADIRPVSPNAVAPGQA comes from the coding sequence ATGATTGATCAGACAGTCGTAGAACTGTCGCGGCTGCAATTCGCTCTGACCGCGATGTACCACTTCCTATTCGTACCGCTCACGCTTGGCCTGTCCTTCATGGTGGCCATCATGGAAAGCGTGTACGTCATGACCCGCAAGCAGGTCTGGCGGCAGATGACCCTGTTCTGGGGCACCCTGTTCGGCATCAACTTCGCCATCGGCGTGGCCACCGGCCTGGTGATGGAGTTCCAGTTCGGCATGAACTGGTCGTACTACAGCCATTACGTGGGTGACATCTTCGGTGCGCCGCTGGCCATCGAAGGCCTGATGGCGTTCTTCCTGGAAGCCACCTTCATCGGCCTGTTCTTCTTCGGCTGGAAGCGCCTGAGCCCGGTCAAGCACCTCACCGTGACCTGGCTGATGGCGCTGGGCACCAACCTGTCGGCGGTGTGGATCCTGATCGCCAACGGCTGGATGCAGAACCCGACCGGTGCGGTGTTCAACCCCGAAACCATGCGCATGGAAGTGGTCGACTTCGCTGCGGTGCTGCTGAACCCGGTGGCGCAGGCCAAGTTCGTGCACACCGTCAGCGCCGGTTACGTGACCGGTGCGATCTTCGTGATGTCGATCAGCGCCCTGTACCTGCTGCGCAACAAGCACAGGGACATGGCCCGCCGTTCGTTCGCGGTGGCCGCAGCCTTCGGCCTGCTGTCCTCGCTGTCGGTGGTGGTGCTGGGTGACGAGAGTGGTTATGCCGCCAGCGAACACCAGAAGATGAAGCTGGCCGCGATCGAAGCGATGTGGGAGACCGAGCGTGCGCCCGCCGACTTCACCGCCTTCGGCATTCCCAACCAGGACACCCACACCAACGATTACGCGATCAAGATCCCATACCTGATGGGCCTGATCGCCACCCGTTCGCTGGACCAGCCGATTCCGGGCATCCTCGAACTGGTCGACCGTGCAGAGCACCGCATCCGTGGTGGCCAGATCGCCTACGGCGCGCTGGAACGGGTGAAGAAGGACAAGAACGACCTCGAAGCCCGGGAAATGTTCGACCGCCATTGGCAGGATCTCGGCCATGGCCTGCTGCTGAAGCGCTACCGCGAAGACATCCTCAACGCGACGCCGGAGGAAATCTCCAAGGCCGCGATGGATACCGTGCCGCGCGTGGCGCCGCTGTTCTGGACCTTCCGCATCATGGCCGGGCTGGGCTTCTACCTGATCGCCTTCTTCGCGCTGGCCTTCTACTACTCGTGCCGCAACAACTTCCAGGACAAGCGCTGGTTCCTGAAGCTGGCCGTGTGGAGCCTGCCAGCGCCGTGGATCGCGATCGAATGCGGCTGGTTCGTGGCCGAGTACGGTCGCCAGCCGTGGGCGGTGGACGGCGTGCTGCCCACCTTCTATGCGGCATCGGGCCTGGCACTGCATGAAATCCTGACCACGCTGGCGGTGTTCACCAGCCTGTACACGGTGCTGCTGATCATCGAAATCAAGCTGATGCTGAAGGCGGTCCGCAAGGGTCCGGACGACATCCTGCCGACGCTGCAGGCCGACATCCGCCCTGTTTCCCCCAATGCCGTTGCCCCCGGCCAGGCCTGA
- the cydB gene encoding cytochrome d ubiquinol oxidase subunit II — protein MEFIALDYTTLRVIWWLLLGILLVGWAVMDGFDLGVGTLLPFVAKTDEERRLVINTVGPVWEGNQVWLVLGGGAIFAAWPPLYAVSFSGFYLAVFAMLFGLILRPVGFKYRSKLPSKRWRDNWDRVLFVGGLLPGLIAGVAVGNVLLGVPFHFDDTLRVTYTGSFFGLLTPFALIAGLISVAMLVSHGAAMLVLKTDGPVAERAARYGSIAAIISFVLFAAAGAWVAFGLPGYQITSQVVTDGPTNPLLKTAELGTAAGGWLRNYSSMPATLVFPVLGLLGALASAVLLRARRGGLAFIASGASIAGIILTVGFAIFPFLLPSSSQPTSSLTVWDSSSSHLTLWVMLLATAIFLPIILAYTTWVYRVLKGKTTVEDMDDNPNAY, from the coding sequence ATGGAATTCATTGCACTTGATTACACCACGCTCCGCGTGATCTGGTGGCTGCTGCTCGGCATCCTGCTGGTCGGCTGGGCCGTCATGGATGGTTTCGACCTGGGCGTCGGCACCCTGCTGCCATTCGTGGCAAAGACCGATGAAGAACGCCGGCTGGTGATCAACACCGTCGGCCCGGTGTGGGAAGGCAACCAGGTCTGGTTGGTGCTGGGTGGCGGCGCGATCTTCGCCGCATGGCCGCCGCTGTATGCGGTCAGCTTCTCCGGCTTCTACCTGGCGGTGTTTGCGATGCTGTTCGGGCTGATCCTGCGCCCGGTCGGCTTCAAGTACCGCAGCAAGCTGCCGTCCAAGCGCTGGCGCGACAACTGGGACCGCGTGCTGTTCGTTGGTGGCCTGCTGCCGGGCCTGATTGCCGGCGTCGCGGTGGGCAACGTACTGCTGGGTGTGCCGTTCCACTTCGATGACACGCTGCGCGTGACCTACACCGGTTCGTTCTTCGGCCTGCTTACGCCGTTCGCGCTCATCGCCGGCCTGATCAGCGTGGCCATGCTGGTATCGCACGGTGCGGCCATGCTGGTGCTCAAGACCGACGGCCCGGTGGCCGAACGTGCGGCGCGCTACGGCAGCATCGCCGCCATCATCAGCTTCGTGTTGTTCGCCGCTGCCGGCGCCTGGGTGGCCTTCGGCCTGCCGGGCTACCAGATCACCTCGCAGGTGGTGACCGACGGACCGACCAATCCGCTGTTGAAGACCGCCGAACTGGGCACCGCCGCCGGTGGCTGGCTGCGCAACTACAGCAGCATGCCGGCAACGCTGGTGTTCCCGGTGCTGGGCCTGCTGGGTGCGCTTGCCAGTGCGGTGCTGCTGCGCGCGCGTCGTGGCGGCCTGGCCTTCATCGCCTCGGGCGCGTCCATTGCCGGCATCATCCTCACCGTCGGTTTTGCGATCTTCCCGTTCCTGCTGCCGTCCTCCAGCCAGCCCACCTCCAGCCTGACCGTCTGGGACAGTTCGTCCAGCCACCTCACGCTGTGGGTCATGCTGCTGGCCACGGCCATCTTCCTGCCGATCATCCTCGCCTACACCACCTGGGTGTACCGCGTGCTGAAGGGCAAGACGACGGTCGAGGACATGGACGACAACCCCAACGCGTACTGA
- the cydX gene encoding cytochrome bd-I oxidase subunit CydX, producing the protein MWYFAWILGAGLASVVAILNGMWFEARESARADKEVR; encoded by the coding sequence ATGTGGTATTTCGCTTGGATTCTCGGCGCTGGCCTGGCTTCGGTCGTGGCCATCCTCAACGGGATGTGGTTCGAAGCGCGCGAAAGCGCCCGCGCCGACAAGGAAGTGCGTTGA